TAGGAGAAATTATTTTGGATAAAAGATTTAAGTTATTGGAAGAATATATATAGGTTGCAAGTCACTGCACTCAAGGTTTCTTTCCACCATTACTTTGCAACACCAGGTTGGGCCACTGAGTAGTGACTCATTTGATCTCATGAAACTGTTTTGAAACTCTCCATGGTACTCTGCCTCAGGTATGCTGACACACTTATCAAAGAGCGAGCTGAGGCTCTTGCCAAGGGCCAAGAGTTTCTCACCTGGAATGATGTTCAGAAGTGCATCGACACAGTCAACGTTCAGGTCCATGAAGAGCATGAACGTAAGGAAGTCTTTCAGATTTCTCGTTTACATATTGTAACATGTACCTTGTCCTTTTCAACAAATTAACTCTTAATACTATTTTATCAATTAAGAGGACTTTTAAGCCAGCAGTTTGAATCCTTGGAAAAGCAGTGTTTTAGGTGCGGTCTACCATGaggatttttcaaaacacacaatgaaTTAAAAACGTTGACTGATCAAgtttcaaatatttcttttcctctttctccaggCATCATAGCCATCGCTGAGATCAATGAGGCACTTAACTCAGGTGATCATCAGCAGACGCTTGAAGCCCTGCTCCTACCTACAGCCAAGTTGACTGGGGTGAACCCAGCTACAGCCAAACACTACCATGATGTCCTACAATATACAAAGCAACTTCTCTGCCAGGTAATTTGACactggttttatttaatttatttaggaCTTTTTCTATGACTTAGAAAAATGTGCTTGCACCTACCACATCCTCAGAGtgcaaaatattcaaaaatctCTATTGCCTAATAAACCAGTGTTGTAACCACATACCATAACTTTCTCATTCCTATTAGTTTTATTGGAGTTGCACAGCAGCCTCTCATCCCTGGCTTTATTCTTGATTTagaactttttttctttatgtatatattttacatgtaaTTAAAAATTGGAAGGACAAGAGTAAATGTCTACATAAatactttgtctgtttttgtatttaattcttCTCCTAACAAAGTTAAATAGAGGGCAGAATATAGTTGTCAGCATACTGTGACTGTGTTACCAAATTTGCGATCTGAGATTTTGCTAGATGAACATGATAGGCTTGTAAAGGTTGCACATTTTGCAGAGTTCTTTTCTGATACTGTAAAAAGACAACTTTTTCACACACAGATTACTTTTGTTTTGGACCTAACAGAGATTGTGGTTTCACCCTGTTTTATTTAGAGTGTCCAGTCATAACTTTCACATATTTGTTTCTTGTGCTTCCCTGCTGTGTCCTAACAATGGTCCAGCagggacatttttttcttctgtgcacacacatccaGTCTCATGTCCTAATTGCTGGTCTCTGAGGTATCTCACGAAGGGAGATGAATTGTAGTTCTGAGACTGCTGTTTTGGAAATCAGCAAACACAGGAAGGGATCCAGACAGCTGTGGAAGCAGCAGAGACACACCGCTAGTCTGTAGTATCCATACAGTCTGTCGTCACCGCTGGAAAACAAACGGATGTAGTGGGCGATATGCAGGATCCCGCTGGGCAAGAAACACACCACAAAGATGATGAAGACCAGAGTGCTAACCCTGATAAAAGGTCTCCAGTCACAACCAGATTGACCTAGGTGGTATACCACTACCACATGGGCATAGAAACAAATCAGGAAGGGCACTATGAAGCCCACACAAACTAGCATCAGCCTGTATAGCACCAACAGGGAATGGGATTTTTCTTCTAGGGGAAGTACATCATGGCAAGTGGTGACTCCCAGCTGGGTAACCTCGTAGCTCTGCCTAACAAGGAGCTCAGGCACAATCGCAGCCGCAAACAGCAACCATACAACCAAGCACGTCCCCACTGCCAGCGTGGTCTTAGTCATCCTTCTGTACAGAAACGGTCTGACCAC
Above is a genomic segment from Xiphias gladius isolate SHS-SW01 ecotype Sanya breed wild chromosome 19, ASM1685928v1, whole genome shotgun sequence containing:
- the f2rl2 gene encoding proteinase-activated receptor 3; protein product: MADLVQGLFICLMAVQSIQHDGHRTRTKTNISTGVIPKTFKGRMYKPNHASQSPTMLYPSTKPWLYVNQEDPVTAYTTGVISTWVIPWSYILAMLVGIPSNAYILAFLRVRLRAKSMSTVVLYLNLALSDLLLLLSLALRVHYHFNENNWIFGEISCRLITALFYGNVYCSAQTIACISLKRYLAVVRPFLYRRMTKTTLAVGTCLVVWLLFAAAIVPELLVRQSYEVTQLGVTTCHDVLPLEEKSHSLLVLYRLMLVCVGFIVPFLICFYAHVVVVYHLGQSGCDWRPFIRVSTLVFIIFVVCFLPSGILHIAHYIRLFSSGDDRLYGYYRLAVCLCCFHSCLDPFLCLLISKTAVSELQFISLREIPQRPAIRT